Genomic window (bacterium):
ACTCAAGCAAGAATCGGGCTGTTAACAAAAGGTTCAAGCCTTTTGTTCTTCTACTCTGAGCCTGTTAAGCCCTTCGGAGACGCTCTTTGTGCAGAAGGGTGAGTTCTCAGAGTGCCCGATTGTGGCGTAGAAGGTGTATGCGCCGTAGTACCAGAGTGAGTAGACACCACATACTTTTTTACCACTTATAATATTGTATAATAGAGTTAAAACACCAGTCAACCAAAAGATTGCCTTAACAATCCTTAAGTGGTACAATATATTAAAATATTAAAGGAGGAACTAATAAAATGGCGATGCGACTTAAAACTTTTTTATTTCTTGGTATTTTAACAGTAATAATTGTCTTGATAGGGAGTTCCTTTGGCGAAGGCGGTATGTTAATTGCTTTAATTTTTGCTCTTGTAATGAACGGTTTTTCATATTTTTTCTCTGATAAGTTGGTCCTTGCAATGTATAAAGCTAAAGAAATTTCATACAACAATGTCCCTGTTGTATATAATATTATGAGCGAACTTACTCAGAGAGCAGGAATGCCTATGCCAAAGTTATACCTTATAACCTCAGCCACTCCAAACGCTTTTGCTACCGGCAGAAACCCTAAAAATGCTGCCATTGCTGTTACAACAGGCATTCTTGAACTCCTCTCAGACAACGAACTTAAAGGAGTCCTTGCACACGAACTTGCCCATGTAAAAGATAGAGATATACTTATAGCCACAATTGCTGCTACTATGGCTGGCGCTATAACTTTTGTTGCCAGAATGGCTCAATGGTCAGCAATGTTTGGAGGTATGGGCAACAGGAACAACAGAAGAGGTGAAGGGAATATTATAGGTTTAGCAGGAACCTTAATTATGGTTATACTTGCACCAATAGCAGCTATGCTTATTCAGCTTGCAATATCTCGCAATCGAGAATATCTTGCAGATTCAGTAGGAGGAAAACTTGCAGGTAACCCTCTATACCTTTCTTCTGCTTTAAGACGACTGACAGAAGGGGTCAAACACCACCCTATGCAGAACGCTAACCCTTCAACTGCTCACCTTTTTATAGTAGCTCCTTTTACAGCAAAATCTATATTCAACCTATTCTCTACTCATCCACCTATTGAGGAAAGAATTAAACGATTAGAGAACCTAACAATTTAGAACAAAAAAACTGTAAACTGCGAGGGCTTGCTTCGCCTGCTCCTCCAACAACAAAATGAGAGATTGTAAAGCTTGTAAGTTTGTAAGCAAAAAGAAAAGGTTTATCCAAAGAGCCAGTCAAGAGTATTTATATTAGAGGCTTTTTCTTTAAGATGTTTAGGTAAAGAATCGAGAGCGTCTTTTTCTCCTTGATAAGAACCCTTATAATTAAAGTCCATATACCTATCCTTATCCTGTAGTCGTCTGCAAATATATGAGTACGCAGGGGAATCGCTTCCCCATATAATCGTATGCGGATAAAGTTCCATAAGTTTCTGCATAACCTTTTTATGGTCAGAAAAATCTGCATCTATAGCTTGATAGTTTTCACCAAATTTTTCGCGATTAAAAAGGTCTACCTGAATTTTTAAAGCAGCAGTATCAACCCACACGTTTGGCATACTATCTGCTACATCAAGGAACCCTTTATGAAACACTATAGCGTGAGCAAGAGCAAACCTTACATCTGGATTCTTTTCAACCACTTTTAACGCATCCCCAACATAAGAATAGTAATCGTCTGTGCTGGGAGATGTATGAAAAAGGAAAGGAATATTCCTTTCTCTGGCATACCTTAATAGTGGCTCACCTTTCTTTAACAGAGAATCTATTCGACTTTGAGATGAAGTAGGGTTTATCTTAATCCCATATATGGGACACTTCTTTTCAAGAGATTCAAAATGCTTTACCTGTGCCTCAACTTTCCTCATAGGGTCCGCAGACACAAAAGGAATAAAGTTGTCCCTATATTCAGGGTTAAACCTTAAAAGTTCGTCCATAATTAGACTGTTTTCTGAGCCAAAAGGAACCTTTGAAAAGGGTTGACGGTCAGAAATATTAACACCTTTTGATATAAGAGACCTCAAATTGAAAAATAGGTCAGAAGTGAAAGGAAAAATAATGTTAACATCAACGCCTGCTGATTGTTGTTTACAAAAGAGAGATTCAACAGTTTCTGCATAAGGATACTCAGAGCGAGCATACGCTTTTATAGAGACCCCTATATGGTTATGGCAATCTATTATCTTGCCTTTCAATTTTTTCTTATCCATAAACTTACCCCTGTTTTATTTAATTCTCCTAACCTGTCATCCTGTACTTGTTTACCCTGGCAGGGTTTCAGGATCTCTTCTTTTAACTGCCGTTTTTTGGCATTGCGAGCCGTATTGTGGCGTGGCAACCCTCGTTTTTATCATTACTATTGTTCCCCCATTCCTTTCCGCCTACGGCGAGATTGCCACGTTACGAAACACTCGCAAAGACGGAATGGGGGAGTAGTAAAAATGAGACTCTGGATCACGTCCGGAATTACAAGCAAAAAGCAAAAGCCCCCCTCTCT
Coding sequences:
- a CDS encoding zinc metalloprotease HtpX codes for the protein MAMRLKTFLFLGILTVIIVLIGSSFGEGGMLIALIFALVMNGFSYFFSDKLVLAMYKAKEISYNNVPVVYNIMSELTQRAGMPMPKLYLITSATPNAFATGRNPKNAAIAVTTGILELLSDNELKGVLAHELAHVKDRDILIATIAATMAGAITFVARMAQWSAMFGGMGNRNNRRGEGNIIGLAGTLIMVILAPIAAMLIQLAISRNREYLADSVGGKLAGNPLYLSSALRRLTEGVKHHPMQNANPSTAHLFIVAPFTAKSIFNLFSTHPPIEERIKRLENLTI
- a CDS encoding amidohydrolase, which encodes MDKKKLKGKIIDCHNHIGVSIKAYARSEYPYAETVESLFCKQQSAGVDVNIIFPFTSDLFFNLRSLISKGVNISDRQPFSKVPFGSENSLIMDELLRFNPEYRDNFIPFVSADPMRKVEAQVKHFESLEKKCPIYGIKINPTSSQSRIDSLLKKGEPLLRYARERNIPFLFHTSPSTDDYYSYVGDALKVVEKNPDVRFALAHAIVFHKGFLDVADSMPNVWVDTAALKIQVDLFNREKFGENYQAIDADFSDHKKVMQKLMELYPHTIIWGSDSPAYSYICRRLQDKDRYMDFNYKGSYQGEKDALDSLPKHLKEKASNINTLDWLFG